The Kaistella daneshvariae genomic sequence GTTCTTTAATCAAATTTTTACATAAGAAAATGCTGAATGTGGAACGCGGAATCAACCATGAATAATAGAAAACATAAAAAAATGTATCTTTAAGACCTTAAAAAATTTAATCAGATGACAAGTAAAAACGCATATATTATTGATGGAACCCGCTCTGCGATCGGAAATTTTAAAGGAAGTCTGGCACCGGTGCGAACTGATGATTTAATGGCTTCTGTCATTAAAAGTTTAATCGAGAAAAATCCGGAAGTTCCGGTTGATAAAATTGATGATGTAATTATCGGCTGTGCAAACCAGGCAGGTGAAGACAACCGAAATATCGCGAGAATGTCATTGCTTTTAGCCGGTCTTCCGGTAACCGTTCCGGGTGAAACCGTGAACAGATTGTGTGCTTCAGGTATGAGCGCAATTGTGCAGGCATCGCGTGCCATAAAATCCGGCGAAGGTGATCTTTTTATCGCCGGTGGCGTTGAAGGAATGTCGCGCGGACCGTACGCGATTTCAAAGGCTGAAAGCGGTTTTGGAACTGATCAAAAGATGTACGACACGAGTTTTGGCTGGCGTTTCATCAATCCTCAAATGGAAAAAATGTACGGCACTGACGCGATGGGCAAAACCGCAGAAAATCTGGCGGAAATGTACCAGATTTCACGTGAGGAACAGGATGAATTTGCTTTAAGTTCCCAGCTGAAAGCCAAAAAAGCACAGGAGAGCGGACGTTTAGCGGAAGAAATTTCAGATATCGTCATTCCACAACGAAAAGGTGAACCGACCGTGGTTAATCAGGATGAATTCATCAAACCAAATTCCACAATGGAGATTTTGGGAAAACTGCGCGCAGCTTTTGTGAAAGAAAACGGAACTGTGACCGCCGGAAATGCCTCAGGTTTAAATGACGGTGCGGCTGCGGTAATTGTCGCTTCCGATGAGGCAATTGAAAAATATAATCTGAAACCTTTAGCGAAAATCGTGACTTCCGCCGTGACCGGAACGGAACCGAGAATTATGGGAATCGGACCGGTGGACGCGACAAGATTAGCGCTGAAAAGAGCCAATCTCACTTTGGAGCAAATGGATATTATTGAACTTAACGAAGCGTTTTCAGCGCAAAGTATTGCAGTTTTAAAAGAACTCGGAATTGCCAATGATGATCCTCGTGTAAATATCAATGGCGGTGCAATCGCGCTCGGTCACCCGCTGGGCATGAGCGGAACGCGAATCACCTACTCCGCTGCTTTGGAATTGAATAAAACCAGAAAAAAATATGCCTTAGCAACGATGTGTATAGGTGTTGGACAGGGTTACGCGGTAATTTTGGAAAATCCGAATATTTAGGCAAAACCAAAAAAATATAAGCAAAAAGCCGGAAATTTTTTCCGGCTTTTTTGCTGTTTTAGTGGCCAATTTTTTCGTTTTAAAGGAGCAAAAATCTTCGCCTAGCCCGGATTGCAGCGGCATCCTTTTGCGGAGCGAAGCGGAGCAAAAGATATAGCGGAAAGCCGGTCGGAATCTCCAAAAAGATAGGCCACTTTTTGTTAGCTTCTAAAAAATTTTTAATGCGCCTGAGCTTTGGAAGGATCATCGTAATTTACCATCCAATTGATGCCAAATTTGTCCGTCCACATCCCGAAATAAGCGCCCCAAAAAGTGTCGGAAAGCGGCATCGTGACATTTCCCCCCTCGGAAAGCCCGTGGAAAACGCGCTCGGCTTCCTCGCGCGAATTGGTATTGATGGAAAGCGAAATATTATTACCGATTTTGTGCACGTGAACGCCCGGCATGGTGTCGCTGCCCATTAAAATGGTTTCTTCTGAAATGGGAAGCGTGATGTGCATGATGCGGTTTTTTGCGTCCTCTGGAAGTGGCGGCATGCCTTCTGCCGGCGGCATATCGCCGAACCTGCCGACCATTGGAAATTCTCCGCCGAAAACGGATTTGTAGAAATTGAAAGCTTCTTCGCAGTTGCCGTCGAATGTTAAATAGGAGTTTATTGTTGCCATGGTTTAATTAATGGATAATGGTTAATGGTAAGTGAGAGTTGATGGTTGATGGTTGATGGTTGATGGTTGATAGTTGACAGTTGAAATTTATAAGTAACAATTAATCATTAATAATTAACTCCATTTTAATGTTGGCGCGTTCGTAGGGCGTTTCTTCGTCCAGCGGAACTTCTACAAACCCAAACTTTTCATACATCGCAAGTGCAGGTTTTAAGCTGCGGTTGGAAAGCAAAATCAGTTTTTCGAGACCTAATTTTTTGGCTTCGCGAAGCGAATATTCCATTAAAATATTTCCGATGCCTTGACCTTTAAAATCTTCAGTCACCGCCATCTTTGCAAGTTCGTAACCGTCGTGCTCTTTTAATAGAGCGGCAGTTCCGACAATTCTATCTCCGATTTTTGCGAGAAAAATCTTGCCGCCTTTTTCGATGATTTCTTTTTCCGGATTAGAAAGCTGATGTTCATCAAAATCTTCGACAACAAAATATTTCTGCAGCCATTCTACATTTAAAATTTTAAAATCGTCGCGGTATTGCGGCTCAAAATCGATGATTTCTATATCCACTCTTTTAATGGTTAATGATTAATTGAAAGTTGACAAGTGATAATTGACAATTATTGCTGGTTTGTCCAGATGGTTTTGTAACTTAAAGTTCCGTCGTAGCTTTTCCAGTTGCCGACAAATTCGATGAATTGTCTTTCAATTTGCTGCGTTTTTTTGCTCCAGAAAAAGGTGTATATCATTTTGCCCGTAAAAATGCCGGAATGCTTACCATGCGGTTCCTCGGCAAGTTCATATTCGCCATACACTACGCTGCGTTTTTTACCGTCTTTGTATTTGGTGAGCGTGAGTTTTCCTTCAAATTTGCTTAAATTATTTTCAACCAACGAATTGCCGGAAAGATAATATTGCTGGTCGTTTTTACGGTTTTGTTCGGAAAGAATGACTTTAACTTTGATTTTTTCCGAACCAATTGTACCGGAATAAGCTTGCGATTTGTTCAGCCAAACTTCAGAAATATTCGGCATCTGCGCGAAAGTGAAACTGCTGAACAGAATTAAAAAGAAGAGAAATTTTTTCATTTTTTTGTGTTTTATAGTTAAACGCGGAATTGTTCTAAATGATGATTCAGATGTTTTGCAAACATATTATTCCACTCCTGCGCCTTGAGTTTTCCGAAAGAAAACGATTCTTTACCGTCAAAAGCATCGCGTCCTAATTGCTGTGTTTTCTGGATGAAGCCGATGAGGCGTTTTTTTTCCAAATCGAAATCGCGGTTTTGGGTAACGATAAACTGCGGCGCGGTTGGTGAATTTTGCGGATACGATTTTTCACCAACGACTTTTGCTTTCACAAAATTCTTTAAAATAAACTTTGCAATACCGCCCGGTTTTTTATGTTTTTGGGGTTCATAAACCATTTCGTAGGTTACATTGCAGTGCGCCAGCATTTGGTCCACCGACATTTTTCCCCACTCAGGCGTAGAAAAAGGGGTTAGCTTATTAATGCGGTCGATATATTTTTGCGCTTCCTGCGCATTGAAGACATTTTGCACCGTGTAGTTTTAAAGGACAAAAATAGAATTATTTATGGAATGTGCTGCAATTATATTTCGCTGCGAATTCTGCTTAAAGTTTCCTGCGAAATCCCGAGATAAGAGGCAATCATTCCCAGCGGAGCACGCAGAACAATATTTGGATTTTCTTCTAAAAGTTGGGCGTATTTTTCTTTTGCGGTCATGTGTTGCAAAGAATTGACCCGTTTTGACATTTGCGTCATTAAATTCCCCAAAAGAAACCGACTGAAATTTGCGGAGGTTAAAGAAACGGAACACAATTCTTCCAATTTTTTATAATCACAAAAAGTGATGGTGCTTTCTTCTAAGGTCTCGATATTATAAATGGAGGGAACATTGCTGAAAATAGTATCGATGCTGCCAAAAGATTTTCCTTCTGAATAAAAATTGGTGGTGATGTCTTTTCCTTTTTCAAAATAGTAGGTTCGCGCCAAACCGTTTTCCATGTAATACACATTTCGGTTATAGGTATTTTGATGACTTAGAAGTTCGCCTTTTGTGAAGGTTTTGGTCTGCGTTTCGGTATGGAAAAATTCTTCCGTGATCGGATCCAGTTGAATATATTTTGAAATTTGGTCTAAAAGTTTCACGTGCCGTAGTTTCCACAAAAATAATGAAAGAATCTGCACAAAAGCGCGGAACTAATATTAAAAACAATTTTGGAACGAAGCGAAATCTGCAGCCCGACTTGAACGGAGCTCTTTTTAATTGGTGGCTGAGCTTGTCGAAGCCACCAATTAAAAAAGCGGGAGTGGAAGGCGGAAATGTCTGCCATAAAAAACGTCCGAACCGAAGTCCAGACGTTCCCAACAAACAAACAGTATGAAAACTGTTCTATTTTAATTCAGAAAATTTTCATCGCCGATGATTAAATTCGGATTCTCGTCCGTAGGAGTTTCCTCCTCGTAATCTTCTGAAATATTGTATTTTTTGAACAGGAAATGGATTTTAATTTTCAAGGCGATCCAGCCGATAATGAAATACACCCAACCTAAAATCAGCAAGTGAACCAAATATTTTTTAGTCAAAATTGCAGATCCGTTTTGAACAACCATGATCTTCAGCGCTTCTAAATAAGGCGTTAAAGGAATAATCGCTGTAAAATTTTTGATAAATTCCGGCATGGCGTAAGTCGGCCACGTAAATCCACTGATGATAAATGCAGGTGACGCGATGACCATTAAATACTGAGTTGCTTTCAGCGCATCCGGAATTACAATACTTACCAAAACTCCCAAATTGGTTGCTGCGACGACAAAAACTGCGGTGATTAAAAAGAAATTCCAGACATTATCGGGGACGGGAATTTTGAAA encodes the following:
- a CDS encoding 3-oxoadipyl-CoA thiolase gives rise to the protein MTSKNAYIIDGTRSAIGNFKGSLAPVRTDDLMASVIKSLIEKNPEVPVDKIDDVIIGCANQAGEDNRNIARMSLLLAGLPVTVPGETVNRLCASGMSAIVQASRAIKSGEGDLFIAGGVEGMSRGPYAISKAESGFGTDQKMYDTSFGWRFINPQMEKMYGTDAMGKTAENLAEMYQISREEQDEFALSSQLKAKKAQESGRLAEEISDIVIPQRKGEPTVVNQDEFIKPNSTMEILGKLRAAFVKENGTVTAGNASGLNDGAAAVIVASDEAIEKYNLKPLAKIVTSAVTGTEPRIMGIGPVDATRLALKRANLTLEQMDIIELNEAFSAQSIAVLKELGIANDDPRVNINGGAIALGHPLGMSGTRITYSAALELNKTRKKYALATMCIGVGQGYAVILENPNI
- a CDS encoding VOC family protein gives rise to the protein MATINSYLTFDGNCEEAFNFYKSVFGGEFPMVGRFGDMPPAEGMPPLPEDAKNRIMHITLPISEETILMGSDTMPGVHVHKIGNNISLSINTNSREEAERVFHGLSEGGNVTMPLSDTFWGAYFGMWTDKFGINWMVNYDDPSKAQAH
- a CDS encoding GNAT family N-acetyltransferase → MDIEIIDFEPQYRDDFKILNVEWLQKYFVVEDFDEHQLSNPEKEIIEKGGKIFLAKIGDRIVGTAALLKEHDGYELAKMAVTEDFKGQGIGNILMEYSLREAKKLGLEKLILLSNRSLKPALAMYEKFGFVEVPLDEETPYERANIKMELIIND
- a CDS encoding DUF1569 domain-containing protein — its product is MQNVFNAQEAQKYIDRINKLTPFSTPEWGKMSVDQMLAHCNVTYEMVYEPQKHKKPGGIAKFILKNFVKAKVVGEKSYPQNSPTAPQFIVTQNRDFDLEKKRLIGFIQKTQQLGRDAFDGKESFSFGKLKAQEWNNMFAKHLNHHLEQFRV
- a CDS encoding Crp/Fnr family transcriptional regulator, producing the protein MKLLDQISKYIQLDPITEEFFHTETQTKTFTKGELLSHQNTYNRNVYYMENGLARTYYFEKGKDITTNFYSEGKSFGSIDTIFSNVPSIYNIETLEESTITFCDYKKLEELCSVSLTSANFSRFLLGNLMTQMSKRVNSLQHMTAKEKYAQLLEENPNIVLRAPLGMIASYLGISQETLSRIRSEI